In a genomic window of Suricata suricatta isolate VVHF042 chromosome 12, meerkat_22Aug2017_6uvM2_HiC, whole genome shotgun sequence:
- the DNAJB1 gene encoding dnaJ homolog subfamily B member 1, whose translation MGKDYYQTLGLARGASDEEIKRAYRRQALRYHPDKNKEPGAEEKFKEIAEAYDVLSDPRKREIFDRYGEEGLKGGGPSGGSSGGANGTSFSYTFHGDPHAMFAEFFGGRNPFDNFFGQRNGEEGMDIDDPFSSLPMGMGGFTNLNFGRSRPAQEPTRKKQDPPVTHDLRVSLEEIYSGCTKKMKISHKRLNPDGKSIRNEDKILTIEVKRGWKEGTKITFPKEGDQTSNNIPADIVFVLKDKPHNIFKRDGSDVIYPARISLREALCGCTVNVPTLDGRTIPVVFKDVIRPGMRRKVPGEGLPLPKTPEKRGDLIIEFEVIFPERIPQTSRTVLEQVLPI comes from the exons ATGGGCAAGGACTATTACCAGACGCTGGGCCTGGCCCGCGGCGCTTCGGACGAGGAAATCAAGCGGGCTTACCGCCGCCAGGCGCTGCGGTACCACCCAGACAAGAACAAGGAGCCCGGCGCCGAGGAGAAGTTCAAGGAGATCGCCGAGGCCTACGACGTGCTCAGCGACCCGCGCAAGCGCGAGATCTTCGACCGCTACGGGGAAGAAG GCCTGAAGGGTGGTGGCCCCAGTGGCGGAAGCAGTGGTGGTGCCAATGGCACCTCTTTCAGCTACACATTCCATGGAGACCCTCACGCCATGTTCGCCGAGTTCTTCGGTGGCAGGAACCCCTTTGACAACTTCTTCGGGCAGCGGAACGGGGAGGAAGGCATGGACATTGATGACCCGTTCTCCAGCTTACCCATGGGCATGGGCGGCTTCACCAACCTGAACTTTGGCCGCTCCCGTCCTGCCCAGGAGCCCACCCGCAAGAAGCAAGATCCCCCCGTCACACATGACCTCAGGGTCTCGCTTGAAGAAATCTACAGCGGCTGTACCAAGAAGATGAAAATCTCCCACAAGCGGCTGAACCCCGATGGAAAGAGCATCCGCAACGAAGACAAGATCTTGACCATCGAAGTGAAGCGGGGGTGGAAAGAAGGGACCAAAATCACCTTCCCCAAGGAAGGCGACCAGACCTCCAACAACATTCCAGCTGacattgtctttgttttaaaggacAAGCCACACAATATCTTTAAGAGAGATGGCTCTGATGTCATTTACCCAGCCAGGATCAGCCTTCGGGAG GCTCTGTGTGGCTGCACAGTGAACGTGCCCACCCTGGACGGCAGGACCATCCCCGTCGTGTTCAAAGATGTCATCAGGCCTGGCATGCGGCGGAAAGTTCCTGGAGaaggcctccccctccccaaaacgCCTGAGAAACGCGGGGACCTCATTATTGAGTTCGAAGTGATCTTCCCAGAAAGGATTCCCCAGACGTCAAGAACCGTCCTGGAGCAGGTTCTGCCGATATAG